The genomic region AGCGGCTGGCGGCCATGTTCGAGATCCAGTCGATCCCCACGCTCGCGATCTTCCGCGAGCAGATCTGTGTGTTCGCGCAGCCCGGCGCGCTCCAGGCCCAACACCTGGAGGAGATCATCCAGCGCGTGAAAGCGCTCGATATGGAAGACGTGCGGCGGCGCATCGCCGAGCACGAGACCAACGGCGCCGCCGAGGAATAGTCACTCCCCGCCATGGACGTAGAACGGCTGCTCGCACCCGAGGAGTCGTTCGGCTTCGTGGTGGGCCGGCACGAGGACGGCCTGCGGCTCGATCGCCTGCTCGCCGCCCGGCTGCCGTTCGCGTCGCGCACGCGGGTCGCGGGCTGGATCCGGGCCGGGCGCGCGCGCGTCGACGGCCGCGTGGTCGAGCGCGCGGGCGCTGTGGCCAACGCCGGCCAGCGCGTCGACGTGCGCATCGAGAAGCGCCCGCGCGACGCGGACGCGGAGCTCGACGACCTGCTCGCGCTCGAGCCGCTGGCGCGTGGCGAGGGCTGGCTCGCGATCGAGAAGCCGGCCGGCGTGCCCTGTCACCCGGCCGGGAACGAAGTGAAGCGCACGCTGCTCACGGCCCTTTCGCTGGGCCAGGCGCGCGACGCGGAGCCGGGCGGGCCGTGGCTGCCGCACCGGCTCGACCGCGAGACCTCGGGCGTGCTCTTGGTCGCGCTGCGCGCCGAGGTGCAGCGGGCGCTGGTGCGCGCGTTCGCGGCCGGCGCGGTCGCGCGCCGCTACGACGCGCGCGTGCGCGGCGACGCGGGTCGACACTTTCCGGTGTCGGCGCCGCTGCTCGAGCTGCGCGGCCGCATCCTGCGCTGCGGCCACCGGCCGCCGCGCTTCCGGGTCGACCCCGCGGGAGTCAGCGCGCACACGCGCGCGCGCCTGGTCGCGGCGGGCGCAGAGGCGAGCGCGCTCGAGCTCGAGCCCGTGACCGGCCGCCAGCACCAGCTGCGCGTGCACCTGGCCGACCTGGGACACCCGATCTGCGGTGACCCGCTGTACGACCCCGCCGCCGCGCCCGGCAGCCGGATGTGTCTCCACGCGCGCGCGCTCGAGCTGCCCGCGGGCGTCCTCGGCCCCGCGAGCTTGCGTCTGGCCACGCCCGCCCCGGCGTTCGCGTAGACTCGGCGCATGGGAATCAAGACCACCAAGGACTCGATCGACCTCGGCATCATCTCCGTGAACGGCCCCGCGATGCTCGCGTTCTACCGCGACGTGCTCGGGCTCGCGCACCAGGGCGACATGCCGATGCCCACCGGCGGACTCATGCACCGGCTGGCCTGCGGCACGAGCGTGATCAAGCTCGTGGTGCCCGACAAGCCGCCCGCGAGCCGCGCCGCGCCCGGCGGGATCGGCGGCGGCACCGGCTACCGCTACTGGACGATCAGTGTCTCGAACCTCGACGACGTGGTGTCCGCGGCGCAGAGCGCGGGTCACAAGATCGTGATTCCGCGCCGCAAGGTGCGCGCGGGCGTCGAGATCGCCATGCTCGAGGACCCCGACGGGAAC from Myxococcota bacterium harbors:
- the trxA gene encoding thioredoxin, producing MAALELTEATFEKTIEDNSLVLIDFWAPWCGPCRNFAPVFEAASTRHADAVFAKVNTDVEQRLAAMFEIQSIPTLAIFREQICVFAQPGALQAQHLEEIIQRVKALDMEDVRRRIAEHETNGAAEE
- a CDS encoding VOC family protein is translated as MGIKTTKDSIDLGIISVNGPAMLAFYRDVLGLAHQGDMPMPTGGLMHRLACGTSVIKLVVPDKPPASRAAPGGIGGGTGYRYWTISVSNLDDVVSAAQSAGHKIVIPRRKVRAGVEIAMLEDPDGNWVELLEQS
- a CDS encoding RluA family pseudouridine synthase, with protein sequence MDVERLLAPEESFGFVVGRHEDGLRLDRLLAARLPFASRTRVAGWIRAGRARVDGRVVERAGAVANAGQRVDVRIEKRPRDADAELDDLLALEPLARGEGWLAIEKPAGVPCHPAGNEVKRTLLTALSLGQARDAEPGGPWLPHRLDRETSGVLLVALRAEVQRALVRAFAAGAVARRYDARVRGDAGRHFPVSAPLLELRGRILRCGHRPPRFRVDPAGVSAHTRARLVAAGAEASALELEPVTGRQHQLRVHLADLGHPICGDPLYDPAAAPGSRMCLHARALELPAGVLGPASLRLATPAPAFA